The Streptomyces sp. CC0208 genome window below encodes:
- a CDS encoding Lrp/AsnC family transcriptional regulator encodes MAVDELDTRILRLLLERPRTSVREYARILGVARGTLQARLDRLERDGVITGTGPSLSPAALGHPVLAFVHIEVTQGRLDDVGDALAAVPEIVEAFSIAGGGDLLTRVVARDNAHLEDVIQKVISLPGVVRTRTEVALRERVAHRLLPLVESVGRTARS; translated from the coding sequence GAGCGGCCGCGGACGAGCGTGCGGGAGTACGCGCGGATCCTCGGGGTCGCGCGGGGCACCCTGCAGGCGCGCCTCGACCGGCTGGAGCGGGACGGCGTGATCACCGGAACCGGGCCCTCGCTGTCGCCCGCCGCGCTCGGTCATCCGGTGCTGGCGTTCGTGCACATCGAGGTGACCCAGGGGCGGCTCGACGACGTGGGGGACGCGCTGGCCGCCGTACCGGAGATCGTCGAGGCGTTCTCGATCGCGGGTGGCGGGGATCTGCTGACGCGGGTCGTGGCGCGGGACAACGCGCATCTGGAGGACGTGATCCAGAAGGTGATCAGCCTGCCGGGAGTGGTGCGCACACGCACCGAGGTGGCGCTTCGGGAGCGGGTCGCGCACCGGCTGCTGCCCCTGGTGGAGTCGGTCGGGCGCACGGCCCGGAGTTGA